A genomic window from Scatophagus argus isolate fScaArg1 chromosome 17, fScaArg1.pri, whole genome shotgun sequence includes:
- the gmpr gene encoding GMP reductase 1 has translation MPRVDVDLKLDFKDVLFRPKRSSLKSRSEVDLQRTFTFRNSKQTYTGIPIIAANMDTTGTFEMAQVLSKHTLFTAIHKHYSVEDWKNFAANHPDCLEHVAASSGSGNADLEKLCAILEAVPALKYICLDVANGYSEYFVEFVKTVRGKFPKHTIMAGNVVTGEMVEELILSGADIIKVGIGPGSVCTTRIKTGVGYPQLSAVIECADSAHGLKGHIISDGGCSCPGDVAKAFGAGADFVMMGGMLAGHDQCSGEVIEKNGKKYKLFYGMSSDTAMKKYVGGVAEYRASEGRTVEVPYRGDAENTIRDVLGGLRSTCTYVGAAKLKELSRRTTFIRVTQQSSQMFT, from the exons GACCTTCACATTCCGCAACTCCAAACAGACCTACACTGGCATCCCCATCATTGCTGCCAACATGGACACCACAGGAACGTTTGAGATGGCGCAAGTCCTGAGCAAA CACACCCTCTTCACAGCTATTCATAAGCACTACTCTGTAGAAGACTGGAAGAACTTTGCTGCTAATCATCCAGACTGCTTAGAG CACGTAGCTGCAAGCTCAGGCAGCGGCAATGCAGATCTGGAGAAGCTTTGTGCCATCCTGGAAGCTGTCCCCGCCCTCAAGTACATCTGTCTGGATGTGGCCAACGGCTACTCTGAGTACTTTGTAGAGTTTGTCAAGACAGTCAGAGGAAAGTTTCCCAAACATACCATCATG GCTGGTAACGTGGTAACAGGGGAGATGGTGGAGGAGCTTATCCTCTCTGGTGCTGACATCATCAAAGTGGGCATCGGGCCAG GGTCCGTGTGCACGACCAGGATCAAGACGGGGGTGGGCTACCCACAGCTCAGTGCTGTAATAGAGTGTGCAGACTCAGCCCATGGTCTCAAAGGACACATTATCTCT GACGGTGGCTGCAGTTGCCCAGGAGATGTAGCTAAGGCTTTTG GTGCGGGGGCTGACTTCGTAATGATGGGAGGGATGCTCGCAGGCCATGACCAGTGTTCTGGGGAGGTCATTGAGAAGAACGGGAAGAAGTATAAACTCTTCTACGGCATGAGTTCTGACACAGCAATGAAGAAATATGTGGGTGGAGTTGCTGAGTATAG GGCATCTGAGGGGAGGACAGTGGAGGTTCCCTATAGAGGAGATGCGGAGAACACCATCCGTGACGTGCTGGGGGGCCTACGTTCCACGTGCACCTACGTGGGCGCCGCCAAGCTCAAGGAGCTGAGCAGGAGAACCACCTTCATCCGCGTCACACAACAGTCCAGCCAAATGTTCACTTAG